GTGGTGCCCGACGCCGTCCGGCTCGGAGCGCGCAAAGACGACGCCCCGACCCAGACTGCGCTCGCTCGCCGCATCTGCCGCGACCACCTGGTGTGTCTCGCGGGCATCGCGGCCTTCATTGCCGTCGAGCTCGCGCTGGCCTTCGCCTAGATCTGCGAGTAGCCCGAGCCCGGCACGTCGATGCCGATGCCGCGCCCTTTCTCGATCCAGCCGAACTCCGCCAGGATCTGCTGGCTGTAGGTGACTCGCCCGGTGACCTTGTCGAGCGGCTCGGTGGCGAGCAGGAGCGCCGCGCGCGCCATGTGCTCGATCGGCTCGGCGCGCGGCGAGTCCGGCCGGTCGACCAGCTTGTGGAACAGCACGCCCGGCGTCGCGACGACCTGCGAGGGCGAGAGACAGGTCACGCTGACGTTGCTCGCGTACAGCTCCGACGCGAGACCCTGCGTGAAGCGCTCGAGTGCGGCCTTCTCGGCGCCGTAGAGCGTGCCGCCGCGCAGGGGCGGCGTCTTGTACGGGCCGCGGCCGGGCCCGATCGCGGCGCCGCTCGAGATGTTCACGATCGCGCCGGCCTTCTTCGCGAGCATGTCCTCGAGCACGAGCCGGGTCATGAAGAACGGACCGTGCACGTTCACCGCGAATGACTTCAGCCACTTCGCGGGCGGGAACTCGGCGATCGGGATGAAGTAGGTGAGCGCGGCGTTGTTCACCAGCACGTCGATCGGACCCAACGCGCCCCGCACCTCGCGCACGATGCGCTCGCACTCCTCGAACGACGACACGTCGCCCGCGATCGGCACGGCCTGGCCGCCCGCCTGCGCGATCTCGGCGATGGTGGTGGCGAGCGACCCCTCGAGCGGATGGTCACCCTCGTCGAGGGTGCGCGCGGTGCACGCAACGCGCGCGCCTTCCTGCGCGAACAGCCTGGCGATCTCCTTGCCGATGCCGCGGCTTGCGCCGGTCACCAGCGCGACCCGGCCCGTGAGCTTGCCCATGACTCGCCTCCTGGAGAGGCATTCTATCCGAGCAGGCGGTCGAGCTCGCGGTGGAAGTGAGCGATCGCGCCCTCCCAGCGGCCGTAGGTGAAGTACTCGTTCGCGCCGCTGGCGATGCTGCGCTGGATGCCGGTGACCATGGCGGCGTCCTCGGCGCCGCCGGTCTGGTTCACGAACTCGGCGTCGCGCTGCGCGTCGGCGGCGGACTCGGGATCGCTCGCCGGCCGGTTCGAGAGCAGGTAGGTCACGAGCCGCGTCTCCGAGAGCGACACCGGCTCGAGCGCGATCATCACCGTGTGGTGCGAGAGCACGGTGACCAGCGCGTTCGGGAACAGGTGGTACACGAAGGTGACCGCCCCACCCACCTTCCACTGCTCCGGCGGAAGCCCCTTCAGCTTGGCGATGCGCTGGAAGGGGAACGTGACCCGGCTGTTGCGCCCGAAATGCTCGATCACGTTCAGGTTGTCGAAGCCGAAGGGCAGGAACGACGTGGGGTGCGTGGTCTTGATGTGGTAGCCCTCGAGAAAGCCCTCGAGGAAGATCTTCCAGTTCGCGGGCACGAGGATCTCGCGGCCGCCGAACTGCTTCTGCTCGGGGCCGATCAGCTCGGGCAGTCCGTCGAGTGAGTCCAGGTCGCCCGGCCGCGGGTCCTGCGCCACGAACACGATGCCGCCGGCTTCGCGCGCGCTCACTTCCACCAGGCCGTGCCGGCGGCGCTCGAGGCCGGGGAAGCCGTCCTCGTGCGGCACGTGACGCAAGCTGCCGTCCAGGCCGTAGGTCCAGCCGTGGTAGCGGCAGGCGAAGGCCTTGGCGCAGCCGGCGCCCGACACCAGCGCCATGCCGCGGTGGCGGCAGGCGTTGCGGAACGCGCGAGTCACTCCGTCGGCGCCGCGCACCGCGAACAGTGGCGTGCCGCCGGCCTCGCGCGCCAGGTACGAGCCAGGCTCGGACAGCGCGCTCGAGGGACAGAACGGCACCGGCAGGCGGCGCAGCACGGCCAGCTCGGCTTCGAGCCGCGGCTGCGAGCGGTAGTTCGCGACCGGCTCGCGCCACAGCGAGTCACTCGCGTCGGTCGTGCCCCGCTCGATGTGCTCGAACACGCGCTCCGCCACGGCTCGGTCGTCCAGCAACACGGTTCCGTCCTCCAAATGCCCCCCCAGGGCTGATTTAGAATTGACTTCAATTCTATTTTCCGGCAGCCTGTGCGCCATGTCAACCGTGGCCCTGCCCGCGACTCCGAAAGGTCGCGCCACACGCCGGCGGCTGCTCGACGTGGCGCGCCGCGTCGCGCTCGCCAGCGACGGCGACGTCGAGCTCGCGAAGGTCGCCCAGGCCGCCGGTGTCGTGCCGAGCCTCGTGCACCGTTACTTCGGCTCGAAGGCGGGGCTCGTGACTGCGCTGGTCGACGAGTACTACGACCGCATGCAGGCCGCGGTCTTCGACGTGAATCTCGACGATCGCGGCACGTGGGCCGAGCACGAGCGCATCCGGCTCGAGCTCGGCGTGCGCTTCCACTACGCGGAGCCGATCGCGGCGGTGATCTACGGCCCGCTGGCGCGCGAGCCCGAGGTCGCGCGCAAGGAGATGGCGCGCAAACGCTTCATCGCCGAGCGCGCGGCGCGCAGCATCCGCAAGGCGCAGCGGCGCGGCGAGCTGCCGGTGGGCGTCGACGCGCGCCTGGCCGGCGCCGCCATGTTCGGCGCCATGCGCATGGTCATGGTCGAAGCGCTGACTCGCACGCCCCGTCCGTCGCCCGAGCGCGTGGTCGAGCTGCTGTGGCGGCAAGTCGCAGCCTCGGTCGGGCTCGAGGTTCGGGGCCAGCGATGACCGTGCACTTCGCCAGCGATGGCCCGGTCGCGCTGGTCACGCTCGACCGGCCCGAGGTGAGGAACGCCATCGACCTGCCCACCGCCACGGCGCTCGCCGACGCGCTGCTGCGCTTCGACGCCGACGATTCACTTCACGTGGCGGTCGTGACGGGCGCGAACGGCACGTTCTGCGCCGGCAACGACTTGAAGTCGATGCGCGAGCCCGGCGGCGCGCGCGCCCCGCGCGTACGGCCCGACGGCAACGGCCCGATCGGCCCGACGCGCTTCCTGCTCGGCAAGCCGACGATCGCGGCCGTGGAGGGACACGCGGTGGCGGGGGGCCTGGAGCTCGCGGCCTGGTGCGACCTGCGCGTGGCCGCCGAGGACGCGGTGTTCGGCGTGTACTGCCGGCGCTTCGGCATTCCACTCATGGATGGCGGAACGGTGAGACTGACTCGCCTGTTGGGCCACAGCCACGCCCTCGACCTGATCCTGACCGGACGGGGTGTCTCGGGTGACGAGGCCCTGCGCATGGGCCTGGTGAACCGGCTCGT
The sequence above is drawn from the Myxococcota bacterium genome and encodes:
- a CDS encoding SDR family NAD(P)-dependent oxidoreductase, with the protein product MGKLTGRVALVTGASRGIGKEIARLFAQEGARVACTARTLDEGDHPLEGSLATTIAEIAQAGGQAVPIAGDVSSFEECERIVREVRGALGPIDVLVNNAALTYFIPIAEFPPAKWLKSFAVNVHGPFFMTRLVLEDMLAKKAGAIVNISSGAAIGPGRGPYKTPPLRGGTLYGAEKAALERFTQGLASELYASNVSVTCLSPSQVVATPGVLFHKLVDRPDSPRAEPIEHMARAALLLATEPLDKVTGRVTYSQQILAEFGWIEKGRGIGIDVPGSGYSQI
- a CDS encoding SRPBCC family protein, giving the protein MLLDDRAVAERVFEHIERGTTDASDSLWREPVANYRSQPRLEAELAVLRRLPVPFCPSSALSEPGSYLAREAGGTPLFAVRGADGVTRAFRNACRHRGMALVSGAGCAKAFACRYHGWTYGLDGSLRHVPHEDGFPGLERRRHGLVEVSAREAGGIVFVAQDPRPGDLDSLDGLPELIGPEQKQFGGREILVPANWKIFLEGFLEGYHIKTTHPTSFLPFGFDNLNVIEHFGRNSRVTFPFQRIAKLKGLPPEQWKVGGAVTFVYHLFPNALVTVLSHHTVMIALEPVSLSETRLVTYLLSNRPASDPESAADAQRDAEFVNQTGGAEDAAMVTGIQRSIASGANEYFTYGRWEGAIAHFHRELDRLLG
- a CDS encoding TetR/AcrR family transcriptional regulator, coding for MSTVALPATPKGRATRRRLLDVARRVALASDGDVELAKVAQAAGVVPSLVHRYFGSKAGLVTALVDEYYDRMQAAVFDVNLDDRGTWAEHERIRLELGVRFHYAEPIAAVIYGPLAREPEVARKEMARKRFIAERAARSIRKAQRRGELPVGVDARLAGAAMFGAMRMVMVEALTRTPRPSPERVVELLWRQVAASVGLEVRGQR
- a CDS encoding crotonase/enoyl-CoA hydratase family protein, with translation MTVHFASDGPVALVTLDRPEVRNAIDLPTATALADALLRFDADDSLHVAVVTGANGTFCAGNDLKSMREPGGARAPRVRPDGNGPIGPTRFLLGKPTIAAVEGHAVAGGLELAAWCDLRVAAEDAVFGVYCRRFGIPLMDGGTVRLTRLLGHSHALDLILTGRGVSGDEALRMGLVNRLVPKGQALAGALSLAHQLAALPQAALRNDRLSSYEEWSRELPDALHNEYERGMASLRSGEILAGLERYAAGSWRREPGV